The DNA region ATCGGCATCGCGAACCCCAAGACCGTGGGGCGCATCTCGGGACTCGGCTGGGGGTTCGGCTACCTCGGCGGCATCATCGCCCTGGTCATCGTGATCGTCTTCTACATGATGGACTGGTTCGGCCTCCCCTCCGACGGCGGACTGCCGTTCCGCATCATCGCGGTCGGCTGCGCGGTCTGGGCGATCGTGTTCAGCATCCCGATCTTCTTGAACGTGCCGGAGCCCTCCCTCGGCCGCCCCGAGCGCAAGGTCGGCTTCTTCGCCTCCTACGGCCTGCTGGTCAAGGACGTCATCGGCCTCTACCGCTCCCCCGAGACGCGGCCGACGTTCTGGTTCCTGCTCGCGAGCGCCGTGTTCCGCGATGGGTTGGGCGGCGTCTTCGCGTTCGGCGCCGTGATCGGGTCGACGGTCTTCCACTTCGCCTTCCTCGACATCGTGATCTTCGGCATCGCCGCCAACCTCATCGCGGGCATCTCCACGATCATCGCCGGACGCTTCGACGACCGGTTCGGCCCCAAGCGGATCATCCTGCTGTCGCTCGGCTCGATGGTGGTCGCCGGTCTCGGCGTGTTCTTCCTGCGCGACGGCGGGACCATCGTCTTCTGGATCGGCGGACTCATCCTCTGCGCCTTCGTCGGTCCCGCACAGGCCTCCGCCCGCTCCTTCCTCGCGAGGGTCACCCCGGCCGGACGCGAGGGTGAGATCTTCGGGCTGTACGCCACGACCGGTCGGGCCGCGAGCTGGATGGCCTCCGGCGCGTGGACGCTCCTGATCGTGCTCACCGCCCAGACGGCGTTCGGCATCCTCGGCATCGTGATCGTCCTGATCGCGGGCTTCCTGCTCCTGCTGCCGGTGAAAGCGCCGCGCTGACGACCCGTGTCGCGCGGCGGGAGTAGCCTGACCGCGTGACCGTGTTCCTCGCCTTCCTCGCCAACATCCTCGTCGCGGTGGCGAAGACCGTCGCCGCGATCATCACCTCGTCGGCATCGATGGTCGCCGAGGCGGCGCACTCATGGGCGGACGCGGGGAACGAGGTGTTCCTCCTCATCGCCGACCGCCGTGGGGCGAAGGCGAAGGATGCGCGGCATCCGCTCGGCTACGGGCGCAACGCGTTCGTATGGTCGTTGATCGCCGCGTTCGGGATCTTCACGGCCGGATCGATCGTGTCGATCATGCACGGCATCCAGGAGCTCTCCGACACCGGTCCGGTGGAGAGCCCGATGGTGGCCTACATCGTGCTGGGGATCTCGTTCATGCTCGAGGGTGCGTCGTTCACCCAGGCGATGGTGAAGTCCCGCCGACTCGCGAAGGAGCGCGGTTCGTCGACCTGGGACTTCGTGTTGGAGACGAGCGACACCACGCTGCGAGCCGTGTTCTTCGAGGATTCGGCGGCGCTCATCGGCCTGGTCCTGGCAGGAGGCGCCATCCTCCTGCACCAGATCACCGGCGTCGCCGCCTGGGATGCCATCGGCTCGATCCTGGTCGGTGTGCTCCTCGGCGTGGTGGCGATCATCCTCATCCGCCGGAACATCGCGTTCCTCGTGGGCGCGACGGCCGCACCCGAGCTGAGGGCGCGTGTGGGGAAGGCGCTGCTCGGCCTGCCGCAGATCGAGCGGGTGACCTACCTGCACATCGAATACGTGGGGCCGAACCGCCTCTTCATCGTCGCCGAGGTCGACCTGGCCGGCGATGCGCGTGAGCACGATGTGGCGCGGCGACTGCGTGATCTGGAACAGCGGATCGAGGAGCACGAAGCCGTCGAGACCGCTGTGCTGTCGCTGTCGGTCGACGACGAGCCGTCGGCGGAGTTCGCTTCGGCTTAGGCAGACCCCGCAGCGCAGGCCGAGCCCTGCGCTCAGCGCTGCCAGTTGTCGGCGAGCTTGTTCAGCAGTCGGGCGAGCTCGATGCGCTCGTCGTCGGTGAACGAGGTGAGCGCGGTCGTCAGCATCTCGCGACGCTCCCCCCGCATGCCGCGGGCGAGACGTCGGCCCTCGTCGGTCAGGGCGATGCGCGTGCGACGTGCGTCGTCGGGGTCGGCCTCACGGCGCACGAACCCTCGCTCCACGCCCTGCTGCACCAGGCGGGAAGCGCGCGGCTGGTCGACGCCGATCGCCGCACCGAGGTCGCTCACGCTCAGCGGGGCGGATGCCGCGGCCAGCGCCTCCAGCATGCGCATGCGGGCCGGGCCGCCGAGCCGACCGGACGGGTCGGCCATCCACGGAGGCATCCCCGGGTGGCCGCGGTGATGCGCGAAGTGTTCGTGGGGGTCGTCGCCGTCGTGCCCACCGTCACGGTCACCGTGCGGGCCGCCGTGCCAGCCGTGGGGGCCGCCGTGACCGCGACCGCGGCCGTCCGCTCCTCTTCCCCCGGGACCCCGCTCGCCGGGTCGCCGACCACGCAGGCGGGACAACGCCTGCGCGATGGCTTCGGCGGGATCCGGTGCGGCGTCGTTCGGTGCGGCGTCGTTCGGTGCGGCGTCGTTCGATTCGGTGGTCACCATTCGATTTTACATGCGACTTGACATGCATTGAGAGTTCATGTCACACTACATGTACATGCACTGTGACATACACATGCACACTGACATCAAATCGACACCGACAAAAAGGACTTCCCATGAACACCTCTGAATCACAGAACGGGCCCGCACAGGGCCCCGAGAACACCGACCGCCCCTTCGGCTACTGGCTGAAGGCCGCCGACCGCCTCATGGCGGCCGAGTTCGCCACCGCCTTCGACAGCGAGCATGCGAGTCGTCGCGACTGGCGCCTCCTCAACATCGTCGACGGCACCGTCGCATCCGACCGTCCGCTGAGCGGCCACAAGATGCACAGACTCGTCGAGCGCGGCTGGGTCTCCCCCGAGGGAGACGGCTGGACGCTCACCGACGACGGCCGCGCAGCGAAGGAACGCCTCGGCGCCATCGTCGACGAGATCCGCGCGAAGGTCAGCGATGCCGTCTCCCCCGAGGAGATGGCCACCACGCTGGCGTCGCTCGAGAAGATCGCCCGCGCATTCGGATGGGACGAGGAGACCCCTCTCCCCCGCGGACGCCGACACGGCTTCGGCGGCCCGCGCCACGGACGCGGTTTCCCGCGCGGATTCGGACGCCCGTTCGGGCGCGGATTCGGCCCCGGACACGGCTTCGGCGCGGATGCGGATGCCGAGCACGGATGCCGCCACGGCGAGCCCGGCGCCGGTCACCGCGGTCGCGGACACGGACACCCGGGTCACGGCGACCACGGCGACCACGGCGACCACGGCGACCACGGACACCGCGGACACGGTCCGCACCGTGCGGAGCGCATCGCTCAGCACGCGTTCGAGCGCGGATTCGACGCGGGCTTCACCCGCGGTCGCGACGCCTGACCGCGAGAAGAACGTCCGCGAAGCGCCTCACCCGACCCATCGGGTGGGGCGTTTCGCGTCCTCAGAGCTCGAGCAGAGCGATGGCCGACTCGTCGGCACCCGCCGCGCGCAGCCGGGCACGCATCGCCGCGGCGGCGAGCGCATACGGTCGCGCGTCGTCCAACAGCAGTGAGCGCGAGTTGGCCTCTTCGTTCAGGGCGACCAGCTCGAACGCGAGCACCTCGGGGTCGGAGTCGACCTCGCCCGCGTCCGCCGCGTGACGCAGCTGCGCCTCGACATAGCCGTACCAGTCGACCAGCGCCGCGCGTACGGCATCGCTCACCGGTCCGGATTTCGAGTCGACGTCGGCGGCGGTCGCGGCGAAGAAGCACCCGCCGGTGAAGACACGGTCCTTCGAGTACGTCAGCGAGTTGCGCAGCAGCGCGGCGAGTCGGTGCACCCCGCGGGGGTATGCGCGCGCCGGCTCGACGATCCGGGCCGTGAAGATCTCGCGGGCAGCGGCGACCGTCGCCAGCTGCAGTCCCTCTTTGCTCTGAAAGAGTGTGGCGATGCTGCTCTTGCTCGACCCCGAGGCTTCGGCGAGGCGGCCGATCGTCAGCCCGTCGAGGCCCTCGACCGACGCGAGGTCGGTCGCGCTCTGCAGCACGATACGTCGCGACGCATCACCGCGGGCTCTCCGCCCGTCCACGACCGCACTCTCCACCATCCGCCTAGTATACGAACGATCGTTCGCCTAATATACGTATGATCGTTCGTATTGTTCTGGCGAAGGAGCTCTCATGCCGTCCGTTCCCGCGCTGCTCGCCCGCAGCATCCATACCGCCGCCGCGGTCTCGCCCCGGATCGCGGGCGACATCGCCTACCGCCTGTTCTTCACGACGACTCCGCGGATGGCGGTGCGCGAGGCGGATGCCCCCACCCACGCCGACGCGCGCCGCGGAGGAATCACCGTGCGCGGCGTCGACGTCGCCACGTACGAATGGGGCGCCGGGCCACGAACCCTCCTGCTCCTGCACGGATGGCGCGGGCGGGCCTCGCAGTTCGCACCGCTCGTGCGAGAGCTCGTCGCCGAAGGGTTCCGTGTCATCGCGTTCGACGCCCCGGCCCACGGCGCCTCGCCCGGGCGGGGCACCGACATCCGGGACTGGATCGATGCCGCCGAGCAGCTGCAGACCGACCACGGACCGTTCGACGCGATCATCGGACACTCGCTCGGCGCCTTGGCCGCACTGACCATCGCGCGGTCGACCGTTCCCACTCCGGCGGTCGTCGCGATCGCCGGAGCCGCGAGTCCCGACGCCTTCGTCGCCCGGTTCGCCGACGACCTCCGCCTCGACGACGCCACGACGGCGCGCCTCTCCGAGCGGTTCCGTCGGAGGCTCGGCATGGATCGGTCCGAGGTGTCAGCGCGCTATGACGCCGCCCGTCATCCGCTCCCTGCCGGCACCGCACTCCTCGTCGTGCACGACCGTGACGACCGGCGCATGCCCGACCACGATTCCCTCCGGTTGCACGATGTCCACGGCGACCGCTCGCGCCTCGTCCGCACCGAAGGTCTCGGCCACACGCGGGTGCTGTCGGCGGATGCCACGCTCGATGCGGTCGTCGCCCTTGTCACGGGCGCATACCCCCTGACCGCGTCGAAGGATTCCGAGGGCGACGTAGGCTGGATCGGTGGCGGATTCCCGGGGAAGAGTGTGGACCGGCGTTCTGCGCGTCGAACCGCACCGCGGTGACCACCGGGTGGCGCTGCGCGCCGCGGTCAGTGTGGCGGTGCCGCTGCTCGTGCTGTGGATGCTGGGACGCCTCGACCTGAGCATCTACGCGAGCTTCGGGGCCTTCGCCGCGCTCTACGGGCGCCACGACGTGTTCCGTGATCGCATTCGGATGCAGGCCAGCGCGGGTTGTGTGATCCTCGCCTCGATGCTCATCGGTACCGCGCTGTCGGTGCTCACCGCTCCCGCCGCGGTCAGCATCCTCGTCGTCGCGGTCATCGCCTCCGCCGTCACCCTGCTCGCCTACACGATGCGGTGGCATCCGCCGGGGCCGCTGTTCCCGGTGTTCGCGGTCGGGGCGTGCGCCACGATCCCGGCCACCGCCGCCTCGTTCGGCGACGTGCTCGTGGTCGGCGGGCCGAGCGTGCTGTTCGGGCTGGCCATCACCGCGCTGGTCGGCATCTTCACGCGCAGCACCGCGGATGTGGCGCTGAAAGCCCGGCAGCCTGTCGGTCCCATCGCCGGGGAGATGGCGGTGTCGGTCGGCATCGCGATCGTGGGTGCGGGCTTCGCCGGTCTGCTGATCATGGATTCGCACTGGTACTGGGCGGCCGTCGGCGCGGTCGCCGCGGTCAGCGGGCCGCAGCTGAATGCCCGGGTGATCCGCGGCATCCAGCGCCTCGTCGGCACCCTGCTCGGCGTCCTGGTCGCAGCAGGCATCCTCGCCATCGACCTGCCGCCGCTCGCCGTCATCGCCCTCGTGGTCGTGCTGCAGGCCGCCGCCGAACTGTTCGTCGGCCGCAACTACGGCATCGCGATGGTGTTCATCACCCCGCTCGCACTGCTCATGGTGCACCTCGCCGCGCCGACACCGGTCGACATGCTGCTGCAGGACCGCGCGATCGAGACCGTGATCGGCGTGGCTGTGGGCACTCTGGTCGCCGTGGCGTCGGCGGCCCTCCGGCGCCGGCAGCTGCCGAAGCGGGCCTGAACCTCAGGCGACGCCTACGCGATCGACGCGAACGAGATCGATGCCGCGAGATCGACACCGGCGACGTCTGCGCCCGCGAATGGGAAGGTCGTGGTGTTCAGCAGGTATACGCCCACGATGATCGCGGCGACGAAGAGCAAGAACAGGAAGGCGAAGATCACGACAGTGAGCACGCGGTAGCCGCCCGATGTCGGAACCTCCGGGGCGACGGAGGGCAGCGCCCAGTCGTCGGCGACCGCGGCGGGCGGCTCCCCCTCGAGGATGGCCGGAGTCGGACGCGGACGGTCGGAACCACGACGCGTCGCGGGCGGAGGCGGCGGGATCACCGCGTCGGACGCGGATACGTCGGAGGGGATGTCCGCGGGTGGCGGGGTCAGCAGACCCTCCGGGATCGGGATCTCGGGTGGGGGCGGCGGGATGACGACGTCGGCGGGCGGGATCAGCGGCTCGTCCGGGAGGGCGCCCGGCTCGTCCGGGACGACCGGCTCTTCCGGGGGTGTGCCGCTGACATCGCTCATCTCAGCCTCCGACTGCTCCGATGTCGGTCGTGCCGACATCCGTCCGATGGAAGTTCTGGAACGACCGGGAGGCGGTCGGTCCGCGCTGACCCTGGTACCGGTTTCCGTAGGGGCCGGAGCCGTACGGGTTCTCAGCGGGCGAGGTGAGGCGGAAGAAGCAGAGCTGGCCGATCTTCATCCCCGGCCACAGCTTGATGGGAAGGGTCGCGACGTTCGCGAGTTCGAGCGTGACGTGCCCGGTGAACCCCGGGTCGATGAACCCCGCGGTCGAGTGGGTGATGAGCCCGAGGCGCCCGAGGGACGACTTGCCCTCGAGACGTGCCGCGATGTCGTCGGGCAGCGTGACCTGCTCGAACGTCGCCCCGAGCGCGAACTCGCCGGGGTGCAGGATGAACGGCTCGTCGGGGTCGACCTCGATCAGGCGCGTGAGCTCCGGCTGGTCGACCGAAGGATCGATGAACGGATACTTGTGGTTGTCGAACAGCCGGAAGTACCGGTCCAAGCGCACGTCGATGCTCGACGGCTGGATCATCCCGTCTTCGCGCGGTTCGAGGCCGATGCGGCCGGATGCGAGTTCTGCCTTGATGTCGCGGTCGCTGAGAAGCACGGGTTCAGCCTAGTTGCCGGGAGCGAGACCGTGGAGGCGCATCCCGGTTCGAATGCGCAGCACGGTACGTCGAAGAGGTTCCACCATCGAGTGCGGCCATCGTTCGTCAGTGCGACTGGTCGGCATCGTGATGCTCACCGCAGCGGCGACGCCCGTCTCCTCGGGCCACGTCAGCGGCATCGCCACGCATCTGCAGCCCTCGATGAACTCCTCATCATCCACGAAGTAGCCCACATCACGCCCTTTCTCGATGACGGCGAGGATGTCGTCGGGGTCGGTGATCGTCCGGGCCGTGAGCCGCGGGATCGCGACCTGATGCAGGCGGTGGATCACGTCGTCGTCGCCGAGCGTGCTCAGCAGAGCCTTCCCGATGCCGGTTGCGTGCGCATGGAGGCGCATGCCCACACTCGACGCCAGGCGCATGGGGTTCGGCGAAGGACTGATCGCGATATAGACGTTCTCCACGCCGTCCAGCCGCGCCATCTGCACGGTTTCTCCCGTCTCGTCGGTGAGCGCACGCATGAGCGCTGGCCCCGATTCGAGAAGCAGACTGTGCCCGTCGTATCGCTGCCCGATCTGCCAGGCCTTGAGCCCCAGCGAGTACCGCTTGCTCGACACGTCGTATTCGACCCACCCCGCGGCGACCAGCGTGCGGAGCAGCCCATGCGCGCTCGACCGCGGCAATCCCAGTTCAGCGAGGAGCGCAGGGAAGGTCTGACCCTCGGTCGTCGCAAGGTGCTCGATGATCTCCAGAGCCCGAC from Microbacterium sp. SY138 includes:
- a CDS encoding MFS transporter; amino-acid sequence: MSETEGHGAVPEPVATANSGAVAVVGLDLRGETPAPKKQVYSWALWDWATQPFNTVILTFIFTALYLTTDAFLPADVAALDPNSRAHEAAIADLTSGLGLGSTIAAFAILLLAPVLGQRADAAGRQKLWLGIGTGALILCMFGLWFVEPTPTLFWLGVALISAGSVFGEIAAVNSNAMLIGIANPKTVGRISGLGWGFGYLGGIIALVIVIVFYMMDWFGLPSDGGLPFRIIAVGCAVWAIVFSIPIFLNVPEPSLGRPERKVGFFASYGLLVKDVIGLYRSPETRPTFWFLLASAVFRDGLGGVFAFGAVIGSTVFHFAFLDIVIFGIAANLIAGISTIIAGRFDDRFGPKRIILLSLGSMVVAGLGVFFLRDGGTIVFWIGGLILCAFVGPAQASARSFLARVTPAGREGEIFGLYATTGRAASWMASGAWTLLIVLTAQTAFGILGIVIVLIAGFLLLLPVKAPR
- a CDS encoding cation diffusion facilitator family transporter → MTVFLAFLANILVAVAKTVAAIITSSASMVAEAAHSWADAGNEVFLLIADRRGAKAKDARHPLGYGRNAFVWSLIAAFGIFTAGSIVSIMHGIQELSDTGPVESPMVAYIVLGISFMLEGASFTQAMVKSRRLAKERGSSTWDFVLETSDTTLRAVFFEDSAALIGLVLAGGAILLHQITGVAAWDAIGSILVGVLLGVVAIILIRRNIAFLVGATAAPELRARVGKALLGLPQIERVTYLHIEYVGPNRLFIVAEVDLAGDAREHDVARRLRDLEQRIEEHEAVETAVLSLSVDDEPSAEFASA
- a CDS encoding MarR family winged helix-turn-helix transcriptional regulator, with translation MTTESNDAAPNDAAPNDAAPDPAEAIAQALSRLRGRRPGERGPGGRGADGRGRGHGGPHGWHGGPHGDRDGGHDGDDPHEHFAHHRGHPGMPPWMADPSGRLGGPARMRMLEALAAASAPLSVSDLGAAIGVDQPRASRLVQQGVERGFVRREADPDDARRTRIALTDEGRRLARGMRGERREMLTTALTSFTDDERIELARLLNKLADNWQR
- a CDS encoding TetR/AcrR family transcriptional regulator — protein: MVESAVVDGRRARGDASRRIVLQSATDLASVEGLDGLTIGRLAEASGSSKSSIATLFQSKEGLQLATVAAAREIFTARIVEPARAYPRGVHRLAALLRNSLTYSKDRVFTGGCFFAATAADVDSKSGPVSDAVRAALVDWYGYVEAQLRHAADAGEVDSDPEVLAFELVALNEEANSRSLLLDDARPYALAAAAMRARLRAAGADESAIALLEL
- a CDS encoding alpha/beta hydrolase, encoding MPSVPALLARSIHTAAAVSPRIAGDIAYRLFFTTTPRMAVREADAPTHADARRGGITVRGVDVATYEWGAGPRTLLLLHGWRGRASQFAPLVRELVAEGFRVIAFDAPAHGASPGRGTDIRDWIDAAEQLQTDHGPFDAIIGHSLGALAALTIARSTVPTPAVVAIAGAASPDAFVARFADDLRLDDATTARLSERFRRRLGMDRSEVSARYDAARHPLPAGTALLVVHDRDDRRMPDHDSLRLHDVHGDRSRLVRTEGLGHTRVLSADATLDAVVALVTGAYPLTASKDSEGDVGWIGGGFPGKSVDRRSARRTAPR
- a CDS encoding FUSC family protein, with protein sequence MADSRGRVWTGVLRVEPHRGDHRVALRAAVSVAVPLLVLWMLGRLDLSIYASFGAFAALYGRHDVFRDRIRMQASAGCVILASMLIGTALSVLTAPAAVSILVVAVIASAVTLLAYTMRWHPPGPLFPVFAVGACATIPATAASFGDVLVVGGPSVLFGLAITALVGIFTRSTADVALKARQPVGPIAGEMAVSVGIAIVGAGFAGLLIMDSHWYWAAVGAVAAVSGPQLNARVIRGIQRLVGTLLGVLVAAGILAIDLPPLAVIALVVVLQAAAELFVGRNYGIAMVFITPLALLMVHLAAPTPVDMLLQDRAIETVIGVAVGTLVAVASAALRRRQLPKRA
- the dcd gene encoding dCTP deaminase, producing the protein MLLSDRDIKAELASGRIGLEPREDGMIQPSSIDVRLDRYFRLFDNHKYPFIDPSVDQPELTRLIEVDPDEPFILHPGEFALGATFEQVTLPDDIAARLEGKSSLGRLGLITHSTAGFIDPGFTGHVTLELANVATLPIKLWPGMKIGQLCFFRLTSPAENPYGSGPYGNRYQGQRGPTASRSFQNFHRTDVGTTDIGAVGG
- a CDS encoding IclR family transcriptional regulator, with translation MTDTAQAPLAVKSAGRALEIIEHLATTEGQTFPALLAELGLPRSSAHGLLRTLVAAGWVEYDVSSKRYSLGLKAWQIGQRYDGHSLLLESGPALMRALTDETGETVQMARLDGVENVYIAISPSPNPMRLASSVGMRLHAHATGIGKALLSTLGDDDVIHRLHQVAIPRLTARTITDPDDILAVIEKGRDVGYFVDDEEFIEGCRCVAMPLTWPEETGVAAAVSITMPTSRTDERWPHSMVEPLRRTVLRIRTGMRLHGLAPGN